The proteins below come from a single Sorghum bicolor cultivar BTx623 chromosome 4, Sorghum_bicolor_NCBIv3, whole genome shotgun sequence genomic window:
- the LOC8081980 gene encoding putrescine hydroxycinnamoyltransferase 1, which yields MAVEILESCMVKPSDDAGTTTTPMHVVWLSNLDLLVARSHTPTIYVYRRPASPDVPGFFSPDVLKAALSKALVPFYPLAGRLAQDGAGRPEIHCTGDGALFVTARADVTLQDLATAGGLAPSDELRQMLVPSAADDGEDRAGILAMFQVTSFKCGGVCVGAAIHHTAADGLAALDFVNTWAAIASKGVDEAAPRPWLDRTLLRARSPPDVRFDHSEYSRRGGGDPKAARVPFDSAILPMSKAQLDALKGGGGEGSKKVSTFKAVVAHVWRCACTARGLAQDEDTRLYMTADARSRVRPPLPEGYLGNAIFRASTVAKAGDVVSEPLDAVAGRVSGATARLDDEYVRSLVDCLEQVVSDAAGLRKGEWVMPETDLWVISWQGLPIYDADFGWGRPAFMGRACLQFSGLVYLVPGPDGDGRLDVVVAMEPKSLARFKELFYELEGAAVPCMAN from the exons atggCGGTGGAGATCCTCGAGTCCTGCATGGTGAAACCCAGCGACGACGCGGGGACGACGACGACACCCATGCACGTGGTCTGGCTCTCCAACCTCGACCTGCTCGTGGCCAGGAGCCACACGCCCACCATCTACGTGTACCGGCGGCCCGCCAGCCCTGACGTCCCGGGCTTCTTCTCGCCGGACGTCCTCAAGGCCGCCCTGTCCAAGGCGCTCGTCCCCTTCTACCCCCTCGCCGGCCGGCTCGCGCAGGACGGCGCTGGTCGCCCGGAGATCCACTGTACCGGCGACGGCGCGCTCTTCGTCACCGCGCGCGCCGACGTTACCCTCCAGGACCTCGCCACCGCCGGCGGGCTCGCCCCGTCGGATGAGCTGCGGCAGATGCTTGTCCCCTCCGCAGCCGACGACGGCGAAGACCGCGCCGGCATCTTGGCCATGTTCCAG GTGACGTCCTTCAAGTGCGGCGGGGTGTGCGTGGGCGCGGCGATCCACCACACGGCGGCGGACGGCCTCGCGGCGCTCGACTTCGTCAACACGTGGGCCGCCATCGCCAGCAAGGGCGTCGACGAGGCCGCGCCGCGCCCGTGGCTGGACCGCACGCTCCTCCGCGCGCGCTCCCCTCCCGACGTGCGCTTCGACCACAGCGAGTACtcccggcgcggcggcggcgatccAAAGGCGGCGAGGGTCCCGTTCGACTCCGCCATCCTGCCCATGTCTAAGGCCCAGCTGGACGCGCtcaagggcggcggcggcgaaggcAGCAAGAAGGTGTCCACGTTCAAGGCCGTGGTCGCCCACGTGTGGCGGTGCGCGTGCACGGCGCGCGGGCTGGCGCAAGACGAGGACACGCGTCTGTACATGACCGCCGACGCGCGGTCCCGCGTCCGGCCGCCGCTCCCGGAAGGCTACCTCGGCAACGCCATCTTCCGCGcgtcgacggtggccaaggcggGGGACGTCGTCTCGGAGCCGCTCGACGCCGTCGCGGGCAGGGTGTCCGGCGCCACCGCGCGGCTGGACGACGAGTACGTGCGGTCGCTGGTGGACTGCCTGGAGCAGGTGGTGAGCGACGCGGCGGGGCTGCGCAAGGGGGAGTGGGTCATGCCGGAGACCGACCTGTGGGTGATAAGCTGGCAGGGGCTGCCCATCTACGACGCCGACTTCGGCTGGGGCCGCCCGGCGTTCATGGGCCGGGCGTGCCTCCAGTTCAGCGGCCTCGTGTACCTCGTCCCCGGCCCCGACGGCGACGGCCGCCTCGACGTCGTCGTGGCCATGGAGCCCAAGAGCCTGGCCAGGTTCAAGGAGCTGTTCTATGAGCTCGAGGGTGCAGCTGTTCCGTGCATGGCCAACTGA